Below is a window of Micromonospora chersina DNA.
CCGGCTGGCCGGCGAGTGCGACCTCGCCGCCCGCGAGCGGCTGACCGGCACGCTGCTGGCCGCCGTGGACGGCGCTCCCGTCGTCGTGGTCGACCTGGCCGCGGTCGAGTTCCTCGACTCCACCGGCATCCACGCGCTGGTGGCCGCGCACCACCGGGCGCGGGCGGCGGACGGGCGGCTCTACCTGGTCAACGCCGAGGGGGCGGTGGCCGCCCTGCTGGAGCTCACCGGCGTCGGCGACCTGCTGCGGCATCCCGACGGGGCCGGCTCGTGACGGCGCCGGGAGACGTGCCGCCCGCCGGGGAGAAGGCCCGTGGCTGACCACCCCACCGTCCCGCCCGACACCATGCCCTACGACCACGCGGCGGACCTGTCCGCCGTGCGCGCGTTCGTCTCGGCCCGCGCGCTGGCCGGCGGGCTGCCCGCCGCCCGGGTCGACCTGCTCGCGCTGGTGGTGAGCGAGCTGACCACCAACACCCTCCAGCACACCGACGGTGGCGGCTCGGTCCGGGTGTGGGTCGAGGCCGGGCAGCTGTGCTGTGACGTCGTGGACCGGGGCGGGCCGCGCCCGACGGCCCGCCGGATGCCCCCGCCCGACGCCGTGCGGGGCCGAGGGCTGGCCATCGTGGCGGCGTTCTGCGACGAGGTCGACGTCCGGCCGGGTCCGGCCGGGACGGTGGTGCGTGTCCGGTTCGACCTCTGAGGACGGTCAGGGCAGCACGCGGACGGCCAGGGTGCAGGTGTCGTCGTCCGGGCTGGGCCGGTGCAGCGCCTCGCGCAGCCGTGCCAGCGGGCGTGCCCCGGGCTGACCGGAGAGCGCCGACAGGGCCGACCGCACCGCCGCCAGCTCGTCCTCGGGGTTGCCGGCGCGGCGTTCCACCAGCCCGTCGGTGTAGAGCAGCAGCACGTCGTCGCCGCGCAGCTCGGTGGTGACCACCGGGTAGCGGGTCGCGGGGTCGGCGCCCAGCAGCATCCCGGCGGGCCGGCCGAGGTCACCGGTCGCGCCCGCCCGGGACAGCATCGGCAGCGGGTGCCCGGCCCGGGCCCAGGCCAGCCGCCGGGTGGCCGGGTCGAAGACCGCGATCACGGCGGTGCCCGTGATGGCCAACTGGCCGCAGAGCCGGTTCATGTGCCCGAGCAGCGCCGCGGGTTCGCGGATGCCGATCGAGAGCCACGCGACGAGCGCGAAGCGCAGGTGGGCCATCCCACTGGCCGCCTCCAGCCCGTGCCCCGCGACGTCGCCGACCGCCAGGACGACCGACCCGTCCGGCAACGTCTCGGCGTGGTACCAGTCGCCGCCGACCCGCAGCGCGCTCTCCGCCGGCAGGTAGCCGACCAGCACCTCCAGGCCGGCCAGGGACAGCGGCTCGCGCGGCACCGGTTGGATGAGGTTCTGAAGCTGGGCGGCGAGGCGGTGCTCGGCCAGCGCGGTCGTCTCCCGGGTCCGCAACTGGTCGCTGAGCTGCTCGATGGCGCTGCGCGACCTCTCCCGGGCGGTCACGTCCTGGACCACCGCATAGATCTTCACCGGCGCGCCGCCCTCGTCGCGGGCCACGTCCGACAGGATCCGCAGGTACTTGACGGTCCGGCCGGCACGGAACCGCACGGTCACGTCCGACGCGGCGCCGCTGTCGAGCGTCTGCCAGGCGGTCTCGCGCAGGCCGTGGTCGTCGGGGAGGAGCGCGGCGGCCTGGTCGGCCCGGGACATCGGTCCGAGCGCCGGGTCCCGCTCGAAGATGCGGTACATCCCCGGGGACCAGTCGCTGCGGCCGGTGACCAGGTCGTACTCGGCCCAGCCGAGGCTGCCGAGCAGCTCGGTACGCGCCAGCCGCCGGCGGTGCTCGTCCAGCCGCTGCCACCAGACCAGCAGCCCGTCCAGCACCCGGTACACGGTCACGTCGAATACCGAGTCGGTGACGACACCCGCGCCGTGCCCGGCGTACCGGAAGTCGGGCAGGTGGGCGGGCTCCCCGGTGGCCAGCACCTCGTGGTACGCCTGCCACAGCGGGCCGGCGACCATGCCGGGATACAGCGCGCTGAGCCGCTGGCCGACGCGTTCGGCGCCCCGGCCGTGGACGTCCCGCCCCTGGGCGCTCGCGGCGGCGACCAGGAAGTCCACGACCGCGCCGTCCGGCGCCCGCACCGGCAGCAGCCACGTGCAGCCCGCGGGGATCGCCGCCAGCACCTGCCGGACCGCCGCCACCATGGGGTCGGCGATCGACCGGGACGCCACCTCCGCGGGCGCGCGCGACACGGCCTCCTCTGCCATGCCGGCAGCGTAGTCATCTCCGGTGCGCCGCGGTGGATCCGAGTGCGGTCGGCTCGGGAGCGTTCCGGCGAAAGTCGGTTGCCGCCCGTCGTGGACTCCGGCAGGTTGTGTCCATGACGTTCTGACGGACCGCACCCGAAGCTCCCGGGCCGCGCGCGCCACGAGCCGCGCCGCCCCGCCGTCCGCCTTTCCTCCTTCGCGAGAAACGAGCGTCCTTGTCCGCGCACCCCTCCCGGCGGGAGTCCCTGCCGCCGTCCACCCCGGCCACCGTCTCCGTCTTCGCCTCCCCCGGCAGCTGGATCGAGTCCGCCGCCCTCGACCAGTGCCGGCAGGTCGCCGCCCTCCCCGGCATGGTCCACGTCGCCGGCATGCCCGACCTCCACCCCGGCAAGGGCGCCCCGATCGGCGCCGCCATGACGTCGACAGCGCTCTACCCGTTCCTGGTCGGCTCCGACATCGGCTGCGGCATCGCCGTGTTCCCCATCGCGCTCCGGCGCGCCGTACCCGAGCGGCTGGCCGCCCGGTTCCCCGACCTGGACCGGGCGCTGGACCCGAAGCGGGACGCGGACGACCCAGCCTGGGCCGTCGTGACCGGCGACATCCCCGCCGGCCACCTCGACGGTCTCGGCACGGTGGGACGGGGCAACCACTTCGTCGAGCTGGCCCGGGTCGGCACCGTCCTCGCGCCGGAGCATGCGAGCCGGCTCGGGCTCGACGCCGGCGACCTGGTCCTCGTGGTGCACAGCGGCTCCCGCGGCCTGGGCGAGCGGATCCTGCGGGCGCACACGGAGGCGCACGGCGCCGGCCCCGCCCCCGACCCGGCCGCCTACCTGGCCCGGCACGACGCCGCCGTGCGGTGGGGTTCGCTCAACCGGCGGCTGCTGGCCGCCCGGGTCGCGCACGCCCTGGGTGCGGAGCCCACCGCGCCGATCGTCGACCAGTGCCACAACCTGGTCGAGGTCCGGGACGGGCACTACCTGCACCGCAAGGGCGCGGCCCCCGGAGACGGCCGGGACGTGCTCGTCGCCGGCACCCGGGGCACCCCCTCCTACCTGGTGGCCGCGCACGCCGGTCCGGCGGCCAACCACTCGGTGGCGCACGGCGCGGGCCGCAAGATGTCCCGCGCCGACGCGCTGCGCCGCGGCCGCGCCAAGCACACCGTCGAGGAGCTGCGCCGCACCCCGCTGGGCTCGGTCGTGGTGTGCGGCGAGCGCCAGTTGCTCTTCGAGGAGGCGCCCACCGCCTACAAGCGCATCGAGCAGGTGATCGGCGACCTGGCCGCGCACGACCTGGCCACACCGGTGGCCACCACGGTCCCGCTGGTCACGTACAAGACGCCCGACCTCGGCCCCCGGTCCGGGCGCCGGGACAACCGGCGCGGGCGGGGCCGTCCGTGAGCGTCCACCTGTTCCTCTCCGCCGGGCGGGGCCCGCAGGAGTGCGCCTGGGCGCTGGGCATGCTGCTGCCCCGCCTGGAGG
It encodes the following:
- a CDS encoding PP2C family protein-serine/threonine phosphatase encodes the protein MAEEAVSRAPAEVASRSIADPMVAAVRQVLAAIPAGCTWLLPVRAPDGAVVDFLVAAASAQGRDVHGRGAERVGQRLSALYPGMVAGPLWQAYHEVLATGEPAHLPDFRYAGHGAGVVTDSVFDVTVYRVLDGLLVWWQRLDEHRRRLARTELLGSLGWAEYDLVTGRSDWSPGMYRIFERDPALGPMSRADQAAALLPDDHGLRETAWQTLDSGAASDVTVRFRAGRTVKYLRILSDVARDEGGAPVKIYAVVQDVTARERSRSAIEQLSDQLRTRETTALAEHRLAAQLQNLIQPVPREPLSLAGLEVLVGYLPAESALRVGGDWYHAETLPDGSVVLAVGDVAGHGLEAASGMAHLRFALVAWLSIGIREPAALLGHMNRLCGQLAITGTAVIAVFDPATRRLAWARAGHPLPMLSRAGATGDLGRPAGMLLGADPATRYPVVTTELRGDDVLLLYTDGLVERRAGNPEDELAAVRSALSALSGQPGARPLARLREALHRPSPDDDTCTLAVRVLP
- a CDS encoding STAS domain-containing protein translates to MRKRGLPMASFRARTSREAGRTVIRLAGECDLAARERLTGTLLAAVDGAPVVVVDLAAVEFLDSTGIHALVAAHHRARAADGRLYLVNAEGAVAALLELTGVGDLLRHPDGAGS
- a CDS encoding ATP-binding protein; protein product: MADHPTVPPDTMPYDHAADLSAVRAFVSARALAGGLPAARVDLLALVVSELTTNTLQHTDGGGSVRVWVEAGQLCCDVVDRGGPRPTARRMPPPDAVRGRGLAIVAAFCDEVDVRPGPAGTVVRVRFDL
- a CDS encoding RNA ligase RtcB family protein, whose translation is MSAHPSRRESLPPSTPATVSVFASPGSWIESAALDQCRQVAALPGMVHVAGMPDLHPGKGAPIGAAMTSTALYPFLVGSDIGCGIAVFPIALRRAVPERLAARFPDLDRALDPKRDADDPAWAVVTGDIPAGHLDGLGTVGRGNHFVELARVGTVLAPEHASRLGLDAGDLVLVVHSGSRGLGERILRAHTEAHGAGPAPDPAAYLARHDAAVRWGSLNRRLLAARVAHALGAEPTAPIVDQCHNLVEVRDGHYLHRKGAAPGDGRDVLVAGTRGTPSYLVAAHAGPAANHSVAHGAGRKMSRADALRRGRAKHTVEELRRTPLGSVVVCGERQLLFEEAPTAYKRIEQVIGDLAAHDLATPVATTVPLVTYKTPDLGPRSGRRDNRRGRGRP